The Actinomycetota bacterium genome contains a region encoding:
- the pilM gene encoding type IV pilus assembly protein PilM, which produces MSPRKAETAVGLDISSNSLKVAAVDIQKGEPVLNTLGIVRIPDGVVRDGEVEDGVTLVESLKELWQVTGIKEKSVILGIANQKVIVRPIELPYMEKEELDGALRFQVQEFIPIPIEDAILDFDIIEEFMTAEEERMLTVLLVAAHKEMIQSFVEVLRAAGLTPKAIDLKAFALPRSLIPLQELRAGYEGGEAVCLVNVGAGITNIAIIKDNVPRFARFLLRGGDDFVRAIVNRLDLEWGEAEEIRRGKLLNPEAESVLQQEIFNFVGEIRRSIDYYIAQTQERNFSKAVVSGSGSVTVNLIQEMNKGLRLPVEVGRPYQNVQMGRLPYTPEELAEIEPAVAVCVGLALREVVE; this is translated from the coding sequence ATGAGTCCAAGAAAAGCCGAGACGGCGGTGGGGCTGGACATCAGCTCCAACTCGCTGAAGGTTGCGGCTGTAGACATTCAGAAAGGCGAGCCCGTTCTGAATACGCTGGGCATTGTGCGTATCCCCGATGGCGTGGTGAGGGACGGAGAGGTGGAGGACGGGGTCACCCTGGTGGAGTCCCTGAAGGAGCTGTGGCAGGTCACGGGCATCAAGGAGAAGTCGGTGATCCTGGGGATCGCCAACCAGAAGGTGATCGTCCGCCCCATCGAGCTCCCCTACATGGAGAAAGAGGAGTTGGACGGCGCCCTGCGATTCCAGGTGCAGGAGTTCATCCCCATCCCCATCGAGGACGCCATCCTTGACTTTGACATCATCGAGGAGTTCATGACCGCGGAGGAGGAGCGCATGCTCACCGTGCTCCTGGTCGCCGCGCATAAGGAGATGATCCAGAGCTTCGTGGAGGTACTCAGGGCGGCGGGCCTCACGCCGAAGGCCATCGACCTCAAGGCCTTCGCGCTTCCCCGCTCCCTTATCCCCCTGCAGGAGCTGCGCGCGGGATATGAGGGCGGGGAGGCGGTATGCCTCGTCAACGTGGGCGCGGGGATCACCAACATCGCCATCATCAAGGACAACGTGCCGCGCTTCGCCCGCTTCCTGCTGCGAGGAGGAGATGACTTCGTGCGCGCCATCGTGAACCGGCTCGACCTGGAGTGGGGTGAGGCGGAGGAGATCAGGCGCGGCAAGCTGTTGAACCCCGAGGCGGAGTCGGTCCTGCAGCAGGAGATATTCAATTTCGTGGGCGAGATCAGGCGTTCCATCGACTACTACATCGCCCAGACCCAGGAGAGGAACTTCAGCAAAGCCGTGGTCAGCGGGAGCGGCTCCGTGACCGTGAACCTCATCCAGGAGATGAACAAGGGACTCAGGCTGCCGGTGGAGGTGGGCCGTCCATACCAGAACGTGCAGATGGGCAGGTTGCCGTACACCCCCGAAGAGCTCGCCGAGATCGAGCCGGCGGTGGCGGTGTGCGTGGGGCTGGCGCTGCGGGAGGTAGTGGAATGA
- a CDS encoding helix-turn-helix domain-containing protein translates to MAERFSNKLLTVNEVANILRVSNMTVYRLVKGGQIPAIRVGKNYRIKESDVNDYLNRGSQKVSGTDTGGRG, encoded by the coding sequence TTGGCGGAGCGGTTCAGCAACAAACTATTGACGGTCAACGAAGTGGCCAATATCTTGAGGGTGTCCAACATGACGGTGTACCGGCTGGTCAAGGGCGGCCAGATTCCGGCGATAAGGGTCGGTAAGAACTACCGCATCAAAGAGAGCGACGTCAACGATTACCTGAACCGCGGATCCCAGAAGGTGAGCGGGACGGACACTGGGGGTAGAGGATGA
- a CDS encoding type II secretion system F family protein → MAQTYSYRVRDKQGKIITGKLEADNEALVSQRLREMGYFIIAIEEEKVSLAKKEIRIFQPKVKGKDVTVFTRQFATMINAGLPLVKCLSILSEQTESPVLSEVVADVQHEVEMGRSLSEAMSKHGNIFKDLYTSMVKAGEIGGVLDDVLLRIANTLESEDEIRRKIKSALTYPVAMFAISILLLVVMLVFVVPSFEKMFSQIGATLPFLTRIIMSISHFLVSWKGAILVILLIVGLVFLRRWLKTPGGRRKLDALKLKLPVFGSLFHKMALSRFSRTLGTLVSSGVPILQALEITSNTVGNVLVAEAVENVRSGVKEGDSIARPLGQSPLFPPMVTQMLAIGEETGALDTMLNKVSDFYDSEVSATVEALTSLLEPLLIVFLGLVVGTIVIALYMPIFSLITQFTSQQ, encoded by the coding sequence TTGGCGCAGACCTATTCCTACCGGGTAAGGGATAAACAGGGCAAGATAATCACCGGCAAACTGGAGGCTGACAACGAGGCCCTGGTCTCGCAGCGGTTGCGGGAGATGGGCTATTTCATCATCGCCATAGAGGAGGAGAAGGTCTCCCTCGCCAAGAAGGAGATCCGCATCTTCCAGCCCAAGGTCAAGGGCAAGGACGTGACCGTCTTCACGCGCCAGTTCGCCACCATGATCAACGCGGGCCTTCCCCTGGTGAAGTGCCTGAGCATCCTCTCGGAGCAGACCGAGAGCCCGGTGCTCTCCGAGGTGGTGGCGGACGTGCAGCACGAGGTGGAGATGGGCCGATCCCTCTCGGAGGCCATGTCCAAGCACGGCAACATCTTCAAGGACCTCTACACCAGCATGGTGAAGGCGGGAGAGATCGGCGGCGTCCTCGACGACGTGCTGCTGCGCATCGCCAACACCCTGGAGAGCGAGGACGAGATCAGGCGCAAGATAAAGTCCGCCCTCACCTATCCCGTGGCCATGTTCGCCATATCCATACTCCTGCTCGTCGTAATGCTGGTGTTCGTGGTGCCTTCCTTCGAGAAGATGTTCAGCCAGATAGGCGCGACCCTCCCCTTCCTGACCCGCATCATCATGAGCATCAGCCATTTCCTGGTCAGCTGGAAGGGCGCGATACTTGTAATACTGCTCATCGTGGGCCTGGTTTTCCTGAGAAGATGGCTGAAGACGCCGGGAGGGCGGCGCAAGCTCGACGCCCTGAAGCTCAAGCTCCCCGTCTTCGGGAGCCTCTTCCACAAGATGGCGCTGTCGCGCTTCTCGCGCACCCTGGGGACCCTGGTGTCCAGCGGCGTGCCCATCCTGCAGGCCCTGGAGATAACCTCCAACACCGTGGGCAATGTGCTGGTGGCGGAGGCGGTGGAGAACGTCAGGTCGGGTGTCAAGGAGGGGGATTCCATCGCGCGACCCCTGGGCCAGAGCCCGCTCTTCCCCCCCATGGTAACCCAGATGCTGGCCATCGGCGAGGAGACGGGGGCCCTGGACACCATGCTCAACAAGGTCTCGGATTTCTACGACTCCGAGGTCTCTGCCACGGTGGAGGCCCTCACCTCCCTGCTGGAGCCCCTGCTCATCGTGTTTCTGGGCCTGGTGGTGGGCACCATCGTCATCGCGCTGTACATGCCCATATTCTCACTCATCACCCAGTTCACGTCCCAGCAATGA
- a CDS encoding type IV pilus twitching motility protein PilT translates to MAVKLDINELLEEVLVRGASDLHITVGAPPVMRINGVLVRLEEYPRLTSNDTRDMVYSILTARQREQLESNLEYDLSYSVPGSARFRVNAYFQRNSIGAAFRIIPYRIKTIQELNLPQVLEEFCMLPRGFILVTGPTGQGKSTTLAAMINLINETRNLHIITVEDPIEFLHVHKKCIVNQREVGGDTHSFSNALKYVLRQDPDVILVGEMRDLETISTALTAAETGHLVFATLHTQDAPQTIDRIIDVFPTYQQQQVRMQLAGTIQAIVTQQLLPTKDGQSRIPAVEVMVATSAIRNLIREAKAHQIYSAMQAGGQYKMQTMDHSIAALYKRGIISYEVAMGRCNNREEMIRLIG, encoded by the coding sequence TTGGCTGTGAAACTCGATATCAACGAACTGCTGGAGGAGGTCCTGGTAAGGGGGGCTTCTGACCTGCACATCACGGTGGGAGCGCCGCCTGTGATGCGCATAAACGGGGTGCTGGTGCGCCTGGAAGAATACCCCAGGCTGACCTCCAACGACACCAGGGACATGGTCTACAGCATCCTCACCGCCCGCCAGAGGGAGCAGTTGGAGAGCAACCTCGAGTACGACCTATCCTATTCCGTGCCCGGAAGCGCGCGCTTCCGCGTCAACGCCTACTTCCAGCGCAACAGCATCGGAGCGGCCTTCCGCATCATCCCCTACCGCATCAAGACCATACAGGAGCTGAACCTCCCGCAGGTGCTGGAGGAGTTCTGCATGCTGCCGCGAGGCTTCATCCTCGTCACCGGCCCCACCGGGCAGGGGAAGTCCACCACCCTGGCGGCGATGATCAACCTCATCAACGAGACGCGCAACCTGCACATCATCACCGTGGAGGATCCCATCGAGTTCCTGCACGTGCACAAGAAGTGCATCGTCAACCAGCGCGAGGTGGGAGGCGACACCCATTCCTTCTCCAACGCCCTGAAGTACGTCCTGCGCCAGGACCCGGACGTGATCCTGGTGGGGGAGATGAGGGACCTGGAGACCATCTCCACGGCGCTCACGGCGGCGGAGACCGGGCACCTGGTCTTCGCCACCCTGCACACCCAGGACGCGCCCCAGACCATCGACCGCATCATCGACGTCTTCCCCACCTACCAGCAGCAGCAGGTGCGCATGCAGCTCGCGGGGACCATACAGGCCATCGTCACCCAGCAGCTCCTGCCCACCAAGGACGGGCAGAGCCGCATCCCCGCGGTGGAGGTGATGGTGGCCACCTCGGCCATCCGCAACCTCATCCGCGAGGCCAAGGCCCACCAGATATATTCCGCCATGCAGGCGGGGGGGCAGTACAAGATGCAGACCATGGACCATTCCATAGCCGCCCTCTACAAACGGGGGATCATCAGCTACGAGGTGGCCATGGGGCGCTGCAACAACCGCGAAGAGATGATCAGGCTAATAGGGTAG
- the pilB gene encoding type IV-A pilus assembly ATPase PilB, producing the protein MQKPKKEKLGQILVKNRIITEEQLEQALQRQQETGETLGRVLIDMKMVSEGALTSILARQIGLRYVDLANYDVDIAASSLVDAEVARRYTLIPVGFEGDKLLVAMADPTNVFALDDIRIMTGMDIEPLVATKEDIISAINRYCRTETDLDIGGEEMAGETRETGEEAEADDAPIVRYVNLLISEAVNDRASDVHIEPMEHDVRVRYRIDGVLHEIRRNPKAIHPGVVARIKVMADMNIAEKRLPQDGRASVDILGKPVDLRVASLPTIHGEKVVLRILDKSASLMSLEELGFSEDLLEKYSRSFHKPYGTILVTGPTGSGKTTTLYATLNVLNSIKLNIITVEDPVEYRLPLINQVQVHYKAGLTFASALRSILRCDPDIVMIGEIRDPESAQIAIESALTGHLVLSTLHTNDAPSALTRLLEMGIEPFLIASAVDCVSSQRLARRLCERCKEAYEPDPEYLAKIGFPWDERTDEVLFRPRGCPACNNTGFKGRVGIYEVLEVTENIEHLVARNAPHVEIAEMAKSEGMRTLRDEGFIKVRQGITSIDEVLRVIM; encoded by the coding sequence ATGCAGAAGCCGAAAAAGGAAAAGCTGGGACAGATACTGGTCAAGAACCGCATCATAACCGAGGAACAGCTCGAGCAGGCCCTGCAGCGCCAGCAGGAGACCGGGGAGACCCTGGGCAGGGTGCTCATCGACATGAAGATGGTCAGCGAGGGGGCCCTCACCTCCATCCTGGCGCGCCAGATCGGCCTCAGGTACGTGGACCTCGCCAACTACGACGTGGACATCGCCGCCTCCTCGCTGGTGGACGCAGAGGTGGCCCGGCGCTACACCCTCATCCCGGTGGGTTTCGAGGGGGACAAGTTGCTGGTGGCCATGGCCGATCCCACCAACGTCTTCGCGCTGGACGACATCCGCATCATGACGGGCATGGACATAGAGCCCCTAGTGGCCACCAAGGAGGACATCATCTCCGCCATCAACCGCTACTGCCGCACCGAGACCGACCTGGACATCGGCGGCGAGGAGATGGCCGGGGAGACGAGAGAGACGGGGGAGGAGGCGGAGGCGGACGACGCCCCCATCGTCAGGTACGTCAACCTCCTCATCAGCGAGGCGGTGAACGACCGCGCCAGCGACGTGCACATCGAGCCCATGGAGCACGACGTGCGGGTGCGCTACCGCATCGACGGCGTGCTTCACGAGATCAGGAGGAACCCCAAGGCCATCCATCCGGGGGTGGTGGCGAGGATAAAGGTCATGGCGGACATGAACATCGCCGAAAAACGCCTTCCCCAGGACGGCAGGGCCTCGGTGGACATCTTGGGCAAGCCGGTTGACCTGCGCGTGGCCTCCCTTCCCACCATCCACGGCGAGAAGGTCGTGCTTCGCATCCTGGACAAGAGCGCCTCCCTCATGAGCCTCGAGGAACTGGGCTTCAGCGAGGACCTTCTGGAAAAATATTCCCGCAGCTTCCACAAGCCCTACGGGACCATCCTGGTCACCGGCCCCACAGGCAGCGGCAAGACCACCACCCTCTACGCCACCCTCAACGTGCTCAACTCCATAAAGCTCAACATCATCACCGTCGAGGACCCGGTGGAGTATCGCCTGCCCCTCATCAACCAGGTACAGGTCCACTACAAGGCGGGACTGACCTTCGCCTCCGCCCTGCGCTCCATACTGCGCTGCGACCCCGACATCGTGATGATCGGCGAGATCCGCGACCCGGAATCGGCGCAGATCGCCATCGAGTCGGCCCTCACCGGGCACCTGGTGCTCTCTACCCTGCACACCAACGACGCCCCCAGCGCCCTCACCCGCCTGCTGGAGATGGGCATCGAGCCCTTCCTCATCGCCTCGGCGGTGGACTGCGTGAGCTCCCAGAGGCTGGCGCGGAGGCTTTGCGAACGCTGCAAGGAGGCCTACGAGCCCGACCCGGAATACCTGGCGAAGATAGGTTTCCCCTGGGACGAGAGGACCGACGAGGTGCTCTTCAGGCCCCGCGGCTGCCCCGCCTGCAACAACACCGGCTTCAAGGGGAGGGTGGGCATCTATGAGGTGCTGGAGGTGACGGAGAACATCGAGCACCTGGTGGCGCGCAACGCGCCCCACGTGGAGATAGCGGAGATGGCCAAGTCGGAAGGCATGAGGACGCTGCGCGACGAGGGTTTCATAAAGGTGAGGCAGGGCATCACCTCCATCGACGAGGTGCTCAGGGTCATCATGTAG
- the aroE gene encoding shikimate dehydrogenase: MEIDGDTELTGILGHDISYTLSPAMHNAAFRYYGMNWVYLPLRAAPGEVGAAVEGLRALGFRGFNVTIPHKLRVAELVDRLEGDAEVLGAVNTVVAAGDVLVGHNTDAEGFRAFMRERSIAVRGAGVMVIGAGGAARAVALAAAREGASRIVVVNRTRRRADDLAEALKKAVASTEISVKGFDREGMREIAGCSLAVNCTPLTGEEDLPLDYRELAPGTWAVDLKYGRGPGAFLREAGARGAMTAGGEGMLLHQAAISFRLWTGLEPPLEEMREALGRALERSG, encoded by the coding sequence GTGGAAATAGACGGGGACACCGAGCTCACGGGGATCCTCGGACACGACATCTCCTACACCCTGTCGCCGGCCATGCATAACGCCGCCTTCAGGTACTACGGCATGAACTGGGTCTACCTCCCCCTGCGCGCCGCGCCCGGGGAGGTGGGGGCGGCGGTTGAGGGGCTGAGGGCGCTGGGATTCCGCGGCTTCAACGTCACCATACCCCACAAGCTGCGGGTCGCGGAGCTCGTGGACCGCCTGGAAGGTGACGCGGAGGTCCTGGGGGCGGTGAACACCGTGGTCGCGGCGGGCGATGTGCTGGTGGGACACAACACCGATGCCGAGGGGTTCCGCGCCTTCATGCGCGAGAGGAGCATCGCCGTCAGGGGTGCCGGGGTCATGGTCATCGGGGCGGGAGGAGCGGCGCGGGCGGTGGCGCTGGCGGCCGCGAGGGAGGGGGCGTCGCGCATCGTGGTGGTCAACCGTACGAGACGCAGAGCCGATGACCTCGCGGAGGCGTTAAAGAAGGCGGTGGCCTCGACCGAGATATCAGTTAAGGGATTCGACCGTGAGGGCATGCGAGAGATCGCGGGATGCTCCCTGGCGGTGAACTGCACTCCCCTCACGGGGGAAGAGGACCTGCCCCTCGACTACCGGGAGCTTGCCCCTGGGACCTGGGCGGTGGACCTGAAGTACGGGCGCGGGCCCGGCGCCTTCCTGCGCGAGGCGGGAGCGAGGGGAGCGATGACGGCGGGAGGCGAGGGCATGCTGTTGCACCAGGCGGCCATCTCCTTCCGGCTCTGGACGGGCTTGGAGCCGCCGCTGGAGGAGATGCGCGAGGCCCTCGGGCGGGCGCTTGAACGGTCGGGATGA
- a CDS encoding ATP/GTP-binding protein, which produces MRSFKIVVTGPFSAGKTTFIKSISEISIVSTERAISDSTRRVKAETTVAMDFGRITISKDIVLYLFGTPGQERFDFMWQILSEGMLGYILMLDASRPETFAEGRRILEFFATLSDAPYVIGATRMPDGDPSQVIDTIRKELNIDGDIQIIPCNALEKEDVKKVLLGLLYDILKTLDK; this is translated from the coding sequence TTGAGGTCCTTCAAGATCGTGGTCACCGGGCCGTTCAGCGCGGGGAAGACCACCTTTATTAAGAGCATCAGCGAGATATCCATCGTCTCCACCGAGCGCGCCATTTCGGATTCCACCCGCCGGGTGAAGGCCGAGACCACCGTGGCCATGGACTTCGGAAGGATAACCATCTCCAAAGACATCGTCCTCTACCTCTTCGGCACCCCGGGTCAGGAGAGGTTCGATTTCATGTGGCAGATACTCTCCGAGGGGATGCTGGGCTATATCCTCATGCTGGACGCGAGCCGTCCGGAGACCTTCGCCGAGGGACGGCGCATCCTGGAGTTCTTCGCCACCCTCTCCGACGCTCCCTACGTCATCGGGGCCACCAGGATGCCCGACGGGGATCCCTCGCAGGTGATCGACACCATCAGGAAGGAGCTCAACATCGACGGCGACATCCAGATCATCCCCTGCAACGCCCTGGAAAAGGAGGACGTGAAAAAGGTGCTCCTCGGGCTGCTCTACGATATCCTCAAGACCCTGGATAAATAG
- a CDS encoding DUF4388 domain-containing protein has product MALKGSLKDFSIPDLFQLLNFGKKNGTLNLTRGQARGYICFRNGEVFFATTNWKRQSLGLKLLNAGIITKAQLEEALQLQKTTARGQRLGQLLIRLGYLTKEQLEVFVEEQIQDAVFEMLRWSDGEFDFQPGVVFPEEDIGLSISTEELIMEGSRRLDEWNRIEKKIPNLDVVFKMTSMQGREAAQISLTPEEWMVLTHIDGEKTVRQIVELTGMSTLHTCKILYGLIGSGLLENVTPREAEREADRRLEQLAKELERVESDQPAVVELPAGEPEGFVEEAGEEVVEVAETVADVMTEAPEAPPREEAATPEEALLYEEERTSRIADAVGEALGIMELEAVLEEEAPSQPPEEPKVSLPDISLPCEPSLEETALPPEGTAPPAPMEERVREDAIAPVLGAEEGEAVREEEGEENAVAADLEAVEIDLGEESEPLILVEEEAPPVEPSLDQMHAREMEPEVREGGGVEAAPEVEVPTAVPDPSRVRSVLEEELRKQSERIREMKEAAVEESLEAEQVLQIESKEAELEELKKKISQLLPEGVSLDEEEEEGTREPEPAVPEEGRRPSDEPMTHESVEARAAKRAYLEKKYGKIARLAADEEIAELEPEEIPEEWKSHLDKISPREREVAADAGLRPPERAAIDPEKILGGAFRRGGAVVEPERAPVEEEPESPGEAATLKLPLEEVEERVAASVSGVGLEPPGLEVLESVMLEDIPVSAEGAAPVRETALLAEAPSGADVALAEEGAGPGLEVLESVMLEDLPPVETALKVEDALPETIAEAVLQGSGKETFFDMEAAPALLEPGDDGGPVGGASPLMAEIEELEKEILEAEKALSSPDLMPLQEEIAALEEEILAAEGPVEAAPPAQEAPPQQPIDILESLIETGAEGAQTAETEAPAAAVPPETFVPEIPPAVEPAAMAAPAPSAQAPAPETAAAPPAQEAPPQQPIDILESLIETGAEGAQTAETEAPAAAVPPETFVPEIPPAVEPAAMAAPAPSAQAPAPETAAAPPAQEAPPQQPIDLLEGLTSEVADETASKGEAQMGEAAAIGTHDLLSERGGEKGMPYAPTVEEVPATLGGAEGAAAARTEAYGEEEAEGFDLESYSLERELAELTGAAAPQPTKKIKIPVKPKGEVVEADELDKGKPVPKVKRDKAVTKSLIMRIIDGIKRL; this is encoded by the coding sequence ATGGCGCTCAAGGGAAGCCTGAAGGACTTCAGTATCCCCGATCTCTTCCAGCTGCTCAACTTCGGCAAGAAGAACGGGACGCTGAACCTCACCCGCGGGCAGGCGAGGGGTTATATCTGTTTCCGCAACGGCGAGGTGTTCTTCGCAACCACCAACTGGAAGCGCCAATCCCTGGGCCTGAAGCTACTCAACGCGGGGATAATCACCAAGGCGCAGCTCGAGGAGGCCCTGCAGCTCCAGAAGACCACCGCGCGGGGGCAGAGGCTTGGCCAACTCCTCATCCGGCTCGGATACCTGACCAAGGAGCAGCTCGAGGTATTCGTGGAGGAGCAGATACAGGACGCGGTGTTCGAGATGCTGCGCTGGTCGGACGGCGAGTTCGATTTCCAGCCCGGCGTGGTCTTCCCCGAGGAGGACATAGGACTCTCCATCAGCACCGAGGAGCTGATCATGGAGGGTTCGCGCCGCCTCGATGAGTGGAACCGCATCGAGAAGAAGATCCCCAATCTCGACGTGGTGTTCAAGATGACCTCTATGCAGGGCAGGGAGGCGGCGCAGATCAGCCTTACGCCGGAGGAATGGATGGTCCTCACCCACATCGACGGCGAGAAGACGGTGCGCCAGATCGTGGAGCTCACGGGAATGAGCACCCTGCACACCTGCAAGATCCTTTACGGGCTCATAGGATCCGGCCTGCTGGAGAACGTGACCCCCCGGGAGGCGGAAAGAGAGGCCGATCGCAGACTGGAGCAGCTCGCGAAAGAGCTGGAAAGGGTGGAGAGCGACCAACCCGCGGTGGTGGAGCTCCCCGCTGGAGAACCGGAAGGGTTCGTGGAGGAGGCCGGGGAGGAGGTGGTGGAGGTCGCGGAGACGGTGGCCGACGTCATGACGGAGGCACCGGAAGCCCCGCCCCGGGAGGAGGCGGCAACGCCGGAGGAAGCCCTCCTATACGAGGAGGAGAGGACCTCGCGTATCGCGGATGCGGTGGGCGAGGCCTTGGGGATCATGGAGCTGGAAGCGGTACTGGAGGAGGAAGCGCCGTCTCAGCCGCCGGAAGAGCCGAAGGTATCGCTTCCCGATATCTCCCTCCCATGCGAGCCCTCGCTGGAGGAGACCGCGCTGCCCCCGGAGGGGACCGCACCGCCGGCACCCATGGAGGAAAGGGTGCGCGAGGATGCGATCGCCCCCGTGCTCGGAGCCGAGGAGGGGGAAGCGGTCCGCGAGGAAGAGGGCGAGGAGAACGCGGTCGCCGCAGACCTGGAGGCGGTGGAGATAGACCTGGGGGAGGAGAGCGAGCCGCTGATACTGGTGGAGGAGGAAGCCCCCCCGGTCGAGCCGTCACTCGATCAAATGCATGCCCGAGAGATGGAGCCAGAGGTGCGGGAGGGCGGGGGAGTGGAGGCCGCGCCGGAGGTGGAGGTGCCCACTGCCGTGCCCGATCCCTCGAGGGTCCGGAGCGTGCTCGAGGAGGAGCTGAGAAAGCAGTCGGAGCGCATACGGGAGATGAAGGAGGCGGCGGTTGAGGAGTCCCTGGAGGCCGAGCAGGTTCTCCAGATAGAGAGCAAGGAAGCCGAGCTGGAAGAGCTCAAGAAGAAGATCAGCCAACTGCTGCCGGAGGGAGTCAGCCTCGACGAGGAAGAGGAAGAGGGGACAAGGGAGCCCGAGCCGGCGGTCCCCGAGGAGGGACGGCGCCCATCCGATGAACCCATGACGCACGAGAGCGTGGAGGCGAGGGCGGCCAAGAGGGCTTATCTGGAGAAGAAATACGGAAAGATCGCCAGGCTGGCCGCGGATGAGGAGATAGCGGAACTGGAGCCGGAGGAGATACCGGAGGAGTGGAAGAGCCACCTGGATAAGATCTCTCCTAGGGAGAGGGAGGTTGCTGCGGATGCAGGTCTCCGTCCTCCCGAGCGGGCGGCCATCGACCCCGAAAAGATCCTGGGCGGCGCGTTCCGGCGCGGCGGGGCCGTGGTGGAGCCGGAGCGGGCGCCGGTGGAAGAGGAGCCGGAATCGCCCGGCGAGGCGGCCACCCTGAAGTTGCCCCTGGAGGAGGTCGAGGAAAGGGTGGCGGCCTCGGTTTCCGGGGTGGGCCTTGAACCGCCGGGACTGGAGGTCCTGGAGAGCGTGATGCTGGAGGACATCCCCGTAAGCGCGGAGGGAGCGGCGCCAGTCCGGGAGACCGCCCTCCTCGCCGAGGCGCCGAGCGGAGCGGACGTGGCCCTCGCCGAGGAGGGCGCGGGGCCGGGACTGGAGGTCCTGGAGAGCGTGATGCTGGAGGACCTGCCGCCCGTCGAGACCGCGCTGAAAGTTGAGGATGCCCTGCCGGAGACCATCGCGGAAGCGGTTCTGCAGGGAAGCGGCAAGGAGACCTTCTTCGATATGGAGGCCGCGCCGGCTCTCCTCGAACCCGGGGACGATGGGGGCCCCGTGGGAGGCGCCAGCCCGCTGATGGCCGAGATCGAGGAGCTCGAGAAGGAGATCCTTGAAGCGGAAAAAGCCCTGTCGTCTCCCGATCTCATGCCCTTGCAGGAGGAGATAGCCGCCCTGGAGGAGGAGATCCTCGCCGCGGAAGGGCCGGTGGAGGCCGCGCCCCCCGCCCAGGAGGCCCCACCCCAACAGCCCATAGACATCCTCGAAAGCCTCATAGAGACGGGCGCGGAAGGGGCACAGACAGCGGAGACGGAGGCGCCCGCCGCCGCGGTTCCGCCCGAGACCTTCGTCCCGGAGATCCCTCCGGCGGTGGAGCCCGCGGCCATGGCCGCCCCCGCGCCCTCGGCCCAGGCCCCCGCTCCCGAGACCGCGGCCGCGCCCCCCGCCCAGGAGGCCCCACCCCAACAGCCCATAGACATCCTCGAAAGCCTCATAGAGACGGGCGCGGAAGGGGCACAGACAGCGGAGACGGAGGCGCCCGCCGCCGCGGTTCCGCCCGAGACCTTCGTCCCGGAGATCCCTCCGGCGGTGGAGCCCGCGGCCATGGCCGCCCCCGCGCCCTCGGCCCAGGCCCCCGCTCCCGAGACCGCGGCCGCGCCCCCCGCCCAGGAGGCCCCACCCCAACAGCCCATAGACCTGTTGGAAGGTCTTACCAGCGAGGTTGCGGACGAGACCGCCTCGAAGGGCGAAGCGCAGATGGGAGAGGCGGCAGCTATCGGTACACATGATTTACTGTCCGAGCGCGGCGGGGAAAAGGGCATGCCGTACGCGCCGACGGTGGAGGAAGTACCCGCGACGCTTGGTGGAGCGGAAGGCGCGGCGGCCGCAAGGACGGAGGCATACGGCGAGGAGGAGGCGGAAGGTTTCGACCTGGAGAGCTATTCCCTCGAGAGGGAACTCGCGGAACTGACGGGAGCCGCTGCTCCCCAGCCCACGAAGAAGATAAAGATACCCGTGAAGCCGAAAGGAGAAGTGGTGGAGGCGGATGAATTAGATAAAGGGAAGCCGGTCCCGAAGGTAAAAAGGGACAAGGCCGTCACCAAGAGCCTGATCATGAGGATAATCGACGGCATCAAGAGACTGTAA
- a CDS encoding roadblock/LC7 domain-containing protein: MAESREERLRNALNELVSRSAEVDAAAVVSMDGLVMASVLPNTLEEDRLGAMSAALLSLGERTSEELGRGELAQVFVEGNSGYVFLMAAGEDAVLTALVRKGSKLGLVLYDVKGAAKKIAEIIKSEFRIEYE; this comes from the coding sequence TTGGCGGAATCCAGGGAGGAGAGACTTCGCAACGCCCTGAACGAGCTGGTCTCCAGGTCGGCGGAGGTGGACGCGGCGGCGGTGGTGAGCATGGACGGCCTGGTCATGGCCTCGGTGCTACCCAACACCCTGGAGGAGGACAGGCTTGGCGCCATGTCGGCCGCCCTCCTGAGCCTCGGGGAGAGGACGTCGGAGGAACTGGGAAGGGGCGAGCTGGCCCAGGTCTTCGTGGAAGGCAACTCCGGATACGTATTCCTCATGGCGGCGGGAGAGGATGCGGTGCTCACGGCCCTGGTGCGCAAGGGGAGCAAGCTAGGGCTGGTTCTGTACGACGTGAAGGGAGCGGCGAAGAAGATCGCCGAGATCATCAAGTCGGAGTTCCGTATAGAGTATGAATAA